Sequence from the Bacteroidota bacterium genome:
TTGGCGATGAAGCTATAGCACAAGGCGTTCTCGATGCCGGACTTTCAGGAATATATGCTTATCCGGGTACTCCTTCCACAGAGATCATGGAATACATACAGGTTTCTGAACAGGGGGACCGGCAAAACATTCACCGGGAGTGGTCAACCAATGAGAAGACGGCAGTTGAAGAAGCTCTGGGCATGAGTTATGCC
This genomic interval carries:
- a CDS encoding indolepyruvate ferredoxin oxidoreductase, yielding MQKLLLLGDEAIAQGVLDAGLSGIYAYPGTPSTEIMEYIQVSEQGDRQNIHREWSTNEKTAVEEALGMSYAGKRAIVCMKHVGLNVAADAFINAAITGINGGLVVLVADDPSMHSSQNEQDS